ATATCCTGAAGCGATTGAAGCTGATCGGCAAAAGAGACAACTTGCTTATTAGTCTCATCTAGCTTGGTAAGACCCTGGGTAACATCGCGGATAAGCTTGGCTGACTCGCTGAATTGATTGCGGACTGATTCATTCATATGGCGGGTGGTCTCGCTCATCTTGGTATCTACTGTGCGATTGAGCTCATTGATCTGCTCAAGGATAAGCTTGAGGCCAATATCTTCGCCTTTCTGCTCAACCTTGCCAGCACCTCTTATGGACACAATAAGCCAAACAAGTAGCGCGATAATTATTACAAATAAGATAACTAAAATTGTTGATGGCATACAAGTATTATATCATTCGTGGCTAAAAATAAAAAATGTGATAATATGTCGAGTATGAGTATACATAAAATAATTAAAGACGGAATAAAAGAAGCGATGTTGAAAAAAGATGTATTAAGGCTTACGGTGCTTCGCGGAGTATCTTCTGCCTTTACAAACGAAATAATCGCAAAAGACATAAAAGGAGATGAATTGGGAGATGAAGAAGCTCTTGCAGTTATACGAAGACTCGTAAAACAGAGAAAAGACTCTATCGAACAATTTACAAAAGGTGGCAGACCAGAGCTTGCAAAAGCTGAAGAAGCCGAGATGAAAATACTTGAAGCTTTCTTGCCACAAATGATGAGTGAGGATGAAGTGAGAAAAGTTGTGGAAGCGAAAATCGCTTCTGCCGGAAATGTGGATAAAACAAAAATCGGACAATTTATCGGCTCCGTGATGAAAGAACTTAAGGGGAAGGCGGATGGAGCAGTGGTGAAAAAGGTTGTTGAGGAATTGGTGAAATAAAAGCTCCCTCCCATCACTATTTTCCACCAGTGTGCCTTCATCCCGAAGAAAATCATAATCGCTGTTCTATACGAAAAATCCCAGAGTCGCTCCCGCACCTCCCGCCCGTGAGGTTTTTCTGTTCAATTCCTTGATATGTTTTGTGGTTTGACAATCGATATACGACTCTGGTATAATACACCCAGACAAGTTTTCCTGGTTTTCAAAGTGATCGGAGGATTATTATGGGAAGAAAAAGGAAATGGACAGATGAGGAGCTGATAAAAGAGGCTGGCAGATTGTTCCGAAAAGGAAAGCCCGCGTTTGACGCCGTGAAAGCTGTATTCAATAAGCATGGCATATTCAACCGAGAGAGGTTTCGTAGAATCCGCCAAGCGATACTTGGTCAGCCTACTGAGCCACACCGGGAGCAACCGCCCCAAGACGATCGCAAGCCGTGGTATTTAGATGAACGAACCGGCATGGCCTGATCAGCACCTCGAACACCCCCGCCTACTACGGGGGTGTTTTTTTATTTATGTGACCTCACGGGGAATCGGTCACGAGTATTTTTCTGCTGAAAAATCTCGCTACCCCGCCTCGCGCCGTCAC
The genomic region above belongs to Candidatus Paceibacterota bacterium and contains:
- a CDS encoding GatB/YqeY domain-containing protein, whose product is MSIHKIIKDGIKEAMLKKDVLRLTVLRGVSSAFTNEIIAKDIKGDELGDEEALAVIRRLVKQRKDSIEQFTKGGRPELAKAEEAEMKILEAFLPQMMSEDEVRKVVEAKIASAGNVDKTKIGQFIGSVMKELKGKADGAVVKKVVEELVK